One region of Seriola aureovittata isolate HTS-2021-v1 ecotype China chromosome 15, ASM2101889v1, whole genome shotgun sequence genomic DNA includes:
- the LOC130183082 gene encoding gap junction delta-2 protein-like isoform X2, with protein MGEWTILERLLEAAVQQHSTMIGRILLTVVVIFRILIVGIVGEKVYEDEQIMFICNTMQPGCNQACYDKAFPISHIRYWVFQIILVCTPSLCFITYSVHQSAKARDRSYSLLHPYMDHHGHGHHGRHHDHHARKLHSRNINGILVHPDSSKEDHDCLEVKEIPNGPRGLPQTHKSAKVRRQEGISRFYVIQVVFRNALEIGFLAGQYFLYGFNVPGMFECDRYPCVKEVECYVSRPTEKTVFLVFMFAVSGICVLLNLAELNHLGWRKIKTAIRGVQARRKSICEVRKKDVSHLSQAPNLGRTQSSESAYV; from the coding sequence gatCCTGCTGACCGTGGTGGTGATTTTCCGTATCCTGATAGTAGGCATAGTGGGGGAGAAGGTGTATGAGGATGAGCAAATCATGTTCATCTGTAACACCATGCAGCCCGGCTGCAACCAGGCTTGTTACGACAAGGCCTTCCCCATCTCACACATCCGCTACTGGGTCTTTCAGATCATCTTGGTGTGCACGCCAAGTCTGTGCTTCATCACATATTCTGTTCACCAGTCTGCTAAAGCACGAGACCGAAGCTACTCTCTCCTGCATCCTTACATGGATCACCACGGTCACGGTCACCATGGCCGCCATCATGACCACCATGCTCGCAAGCTCCATTCTCGCAACATCAATGGCATCCTGGTGCATCCTGACAGCAGCAAGGAGGATCATGACTGCCTGGAGGTCAAGGAGATCCCTAATGGACCCCGAGGACTCCCTCAAACACACAAGAGTGCTAAAGTGCGACGGCAGGAAGGCATCTCACGTTTCTACGTCATCCAGGTGGTGTTCCGCAATGCGCTGGAGATCGGCTTTTTGGCCGGCCAGTACTTCCTGTATGGCTTCAATGTACCAGGGATGTTTGAGTGTGATCGCTACCCGTGTGTGAAGGAGGTGGAGTGTTATGTGTCTCGTCCCACAGAAAAGACCGTGTTTCTGGTCTTTATGTTTGCAGTAAGCGGCATTTGTGTGCTGCTTAACCTGGCTGAGCTCAACCACCTTGGATGGAGGAAGATAAAGACCGCCATCCGAGGGGTGCAGGCCCGAAGGAAGTCCATCTGTGAAGTGCGCAAGAAGGATGTTTCACACCTGTCCCAGGCCCCCAACCTGGGCAGGACCCAGTCTAGTGAATCAGCCTACGTCTGA